Genomic DNA from Candoia aspera isolate rCanAsp1 chromosome 14, rCanAsp1.hap2, whole genome shotgun sequence:
GATTATTTTGGGAAAAGTCACATATATAGTTTCATATACTCCATCAGCACGGCCAATGTTTGAGGCTGATGGAACTAGGAGGACCCAGGGTGCTCATCCCTACTCAAGATGGGTCTCCACATGAGAAATGATACTCCTGTCCTCAAAATCCtggctttttttccctccctcagcGTCAAAACATCAGGAATGGAGAAGGTGTGACTTGGACAACCCACCAaataaaaggtaaagtctccaTCAAGTCAGATTTGACTTTTGGTGACTCACGTAATTTTCTTTCTGGCACCAATATGGAGGTGACTGGCCATTGCCATCATCCAatatgtgttttttccccccccttcccACTCTAGCCTATAGCCTGGAGGTTCTCCATCCAAATACTGATCAAGCCTAACCCTGCTTATCTTTTCTGAGATAATCCAAGGTTGGTTGACTGCTGCTACCTGCTGACTCCCGCAAGGTTCCTTGCTATGGTGAATCACTCATCAATTTAGCATAAATTATTTATCTCCCTTTGATAGTCCCATCCCGTCAAGGTTCCTTAAAACCCTGAAGACCTGTTTGTTCTCTCGGGTTGAGATGGATGGGGCCCCTTGTTGGGTTTGTCCTTGTTATTTTCGTGTACGTCTGGACACAGTGACCAGATCCTAACTTGTATTGGTTTCTATTGGATTTTCCCCCCTAggtaaatattaattaatttatttatatttcaaatttctgccaccgcccatctccccttaaTACGTTGTGACCTGCCCAGAGTCAGCTGGAGTTGGGTGTGTGCGTGCCGAAactgaattaaacaaacaaacaaacaattgatCCCGAGCAAGCTGACTCACTCTGTTTGGGGGTGGATTTCTGAGTCTTCAAGCCAAGTTCCAGCTGTTCCACACACCAGTCTATCTCCCTCTTCAATTGATCATCTGGCTGTTACATTCAGGGGGAGGGGAAACATGCAGGGGAAACGAGAATTAGTTGAGCATGCCATTGCAAGGTTAGCTACTCCTACAGCTTGTTTCAACCTCTAAGTTATCTCATAGAGGAGTTCTCTAACTcgttgtttctcagccttggcaactttaagatgtgtggacttcaactctcagaattctccagccagaattcggggagtcgaagtccacacatctgaaagttgccaaggctgaaaaacactgggttagaggcaCAGACTTGGTTCAGGCATCCTGCTAAACCCTCATTTCTTAACCACATTCTGTAGTGTGAACCTACAACTGGGTTCAAACTACATGCCATGACATAAACCTTGGTTTATAatgatggctgagttcacacaacccactaaCCTAGAACCAAAGAAACCACATGATGGCTTAGTTTGTTGCCCAATCCCAAGTACTGAATTCAAACAGTGAAAAAGGGAAACCCCAGATTGGAAGATCAGGAGACCTTCAGGCAAGTCGCTTTGAAATGCAGCCAGAGGGGCACCTTGACTTTCCACCCTGAATGATCTACCAATAAACCTAGATTAGAGACTTAATAGGAGCGCAAATGAATACGTCTGCATCGCTGACTACCACACGTTCTGCCAGAGCTATCAGTCTATAACTCACTCATTGTCTTATCCTACATTCAGTGAGGTCTTTACATGCCTGTAACATCTCAGCTTGATCAGATGTTCCTTGGCCACAAGGCTTGTTGTCTCCATTTCCTTTGTCAGTGTTTGCTATTTTTGATGGtggcagtttctttttctttcttctcttagaTGGTCCACCAGCTGCCACAACCAATTTCTCTTCGGTGACCTCTGTTGGAGCTGGGTaccaattatatatttttaatttaatcattTGCTTTTTTACTCAATAACATTAGATTTATATTCGTTTGTGTATCTTTCActtatctttttttatatatacagtataatttttattaaaagttttaagaataGTAAGAAGTAATACAGGctaaattagaacagagaaaACTAGAGAAAACTAACAAAgatagaaataacagaaaaagctgaaAGTGCgctaagaaaagaaaagcagaaaaaaagagaaagatacatAGAAAGACATAAAAGTATACAGAAGTAGCTTTCGATATTCTTCACAGCgattgtaagtacaattatattttaacctctctctctaaagttatatcgtgactctcttctttctataatctagcctgtctaatcatcaaaaccataaatcacaaggtcatttttttcatttttacacaaaaagctCATTAGGACTTTCACTTATCTGAAAATTCTTTACCAAGGGAGAAgtttttttattctgtaaaatatCATTGTATAATtaatgcattacaggtagtcctcactgaacgaCTACTCATTcaacaactgttcgaagttatgacagcactgatctagggggacttatgacaggtcctcatagttgcagccctcacagcatccccgcggtctCAAGATCgcaatccaggcacttggcaatcggCTCACATTGAAGTTGCAGCGTATGATTTTgatgacaagcaaaatcaatggggaagctggcaggaagttgcaaatggcgatcacataaacacgggatgctgcgaccacgCAAGGTTCACCTGACAATGGCAACggggactgctgcaactgctgttgtaagttgacACAGTCATGTGACactgcactttatgaccgcatcgcttaacaacggagttgctggtcccaattagcatagttaagtgaggactaccctgTATTAAACACTatagaacagaaataaaagcCAATTCTAGTAATAAATGAATTAGCTTATAAAAGATCAATACCTATATATTTCTTCCCAAGACTTAATTAAAACTTAGTGATCTCCATACCTACTTGGGCTGTTTCCAATTTTGGTGCCTCTTGCCTAGGACATGCTTCACCTTGTCTGCCTGCACAATCCATCACATCAGTTCTATCAGGTTTTGAAAAGGTTGATCTCTCTGCTGTCTTGGATGGGATGTCTATCTCTGGAGCTGCTTCTGCTCCAGAATCAATGGCAACAGCTGAAAGTGAGGGAACATCTGGGATGATGAAGTTGAAAGCAAAGTCAGGCTTCTGTGCTCCAGTGGAGAAGTCCAGCATCCCAGAGGGACCATTACCAGTGGATTGTTCTCTGGAGTCATCCAACCCCTGTTCTTCTGCCGTGATTCTATCAGTTTCTTCTGGGGTTCTTTCCGGCAGAACAAAGTTAAATTGAAAGCTGTTATCTGATGATGCAAGCAGTGAAGTTGACGCTGCAGAGGGACAGCCGGACTGCTTCCTGTACACCACGCTGCCCGAAGGAAGAACATTTCCTTGTTGTATTTCTACCTTCTCAGGCCTCACAGCTACAGGGCAGAAACAGAAACATGGGCACTCCCATtaaaccgaacacaagctagagctgctatcaaggcctaccttgtggcggtaagagcggtgaaatgtgaatatttctctgctcttattgcatccgcagaatgctgttCCGACGGCCTTGAaccagttctgtgctggttcacctccttcctccagggccgttcccaatcagtggtgataggagaggcgAGATCcggccctcaacccctcctttgtggggtgccgcagggttcggtactctctcctctcctatttaatatctacatgaaaccgctgggtgagatcatccatcaccatgggatgaggtatcatcaatatgctgatgatacccagttatatatctccatcccggatgaagtaagtgatgtggtctccaccctttccaggtgcctgggagttgtgggggcctggatggggaacaacaggcttcaactgaaccctggtaaggcagagtggctgtggattgatggctcctcgggttccaggaagttgtcatctttggttctggatggggtggcattgccccattcggaaccagtgcggaacctggggtcctcctggactcgcgactcctgctcgaagagcaggtggcagtcgcagccaggagggcctttgcacatcttcgggtggtacgccagctacgcccattcctggaccgagatgccctccgaacagtcactcatgcccttgtcatctcccatatagactactgcaatgcgctctacatggggctacccttgaaaagtatttggaagcttcagctggtccagaatgcggctgcgcggacagttattggggctgtaaaatcagcccatgtgacaccactgttacgcaagctgcattgggtaccagtttgcttccgggtccaattcaaaatgttggttatcacctttaaagccctacatggcatgggaccagggtacctgaggtaccgtctcgtccccataataTCGACCTGttccacctggtcaggcagggagggcatgctacggaccccatcagcaaaggaatttcatctagtggggtccaggaggcgagccttctctgcagtggcgcccgccctttggaacatcttgcccccagagttgagacagatttcctcactcttggacttccggaagaaacttaagacctggttctgccgccttgcttgggagggggagagagatagctccacctggggatggctggcgccatagtaccccttagtgatccatctccacttggatttcatgtttgcttttatgtatattttaatgtaatttttatctgactatgttttaatgctatttattgtaaactgcccagagtcccccattgggggagatgggcggtgatataaatttaattaataataataataataataaattaccaaAGCATACTCAACCCAATGAACCAAATTACATTATCTTTAAACAAAGGAAAACCACATTTTATATGCTGTATACATGGAACATTAAACTGTGGATGTTGTGGCATTTGGCTCGAGGTTACAGAGGTCACCAAGGCTGACTGGAACTATACTGTAGAGAAGAAGCTGCAATTGCAACAGTCTCTAATAATGGACCCATCTCTTCCTGGTTGGTTGATGCTTCTCCAGTGAGTGGATTATTTGCCTGCTTCTCTAGCTGTATCTAATGGAAGATCAAGCTCAGCTCTTAACAATAGCAGGCTTCAGCCTGACAGACAAGGGTATATTCCTGCCAGATTATCAGTGCCTGAAGCTTTCCCAGAACTTTCCTCCTCTAATTCCTTATCTGTCTGTTAGGTTCACATGAGCTGACCTCCTCCATTTCTTTTGGCCACATCCCTAACTGCTACTGTAGTGGCTGGATCTCAGAGAAGGCAGGGCTCAGGGTCAATTAAGGCAAGTGTAGAATGGGTATTTCATTAAAGGAAATCTGAAGGGCTCTCTTTGATCCAAGTAATTTTCATCCATTGTTTTGGCTGGACAGCAGTCTCAGCAATAGCCATCTTTGCTCCCCAATGCTTCACTGTTCATTTAAGGAACAGAATTCAGCACTTCTCTTTTGCGATTGGCCACCTTGGCTTAGTCTTGTCTGACCTGGTGCATTTCCAGTTGTTGAGCTAAGATCCCTCatcaccagccagcatgggtggcaaAAATGGAAGCTGTAATCCATAATGCTTGGAAGGCTTCAAGTTGCAGAAGGCTGCCCCACCTGACTCTGCAGCAGCTGCCAGTGACATCTAAATATCATGATAAACTGGATGACAGCGTCTCGGTATGTGCGTGTTTCATTCTGGGGTATCTATAACTTGGCATTTTGTTTAGGGGCAATTCTGCCTGGATCTAGGACAAAGGTGAGCAACTTCCAGACAACCCCACCTTCTGCCTGCAGAGATCCTGTATGAACGATCTGTCCTCAAGCAAATGCAACCTTTCTCTGCCCTTACAGCACGCCAGATaaacagaaagggagggagagccaaaAAGCAAGACTTTTTACAGGAAGGATCACTGACATGCAGAATGGCATTACAAACCCATTCAGGCTgtggctgtacaggtagtccttgcttaatgaccgttcgTTTAGAGACTGTTCGAGTTATGACAGCGCTAAaacctgacttacaaccattccttgcacttacaactgtcgcagtggccccatagtcacgtgatcgcaatttgggtgcttggcaatcttTGCACATTTATGATAGTTGCAGCGTcctgctgtcatgtgatcaccatttttgaccttcccacctggcttctgataagcaaaaaccaatagggaactgtgtgattcacttaatgaccacatgccttgcttaacaaccatgcgatttgcttaatggctgctgcaaaaatggtcataaaatcaggtccagattcacttaatgactgcatcacttagtgatttcagtcccaactgtggtcattaagtgaggactatctgtagtgggAAAGAACAAAAAGACATGCACATAAGGATGAAAGAATTGGAGGAAGTAGCATGAGTGAGTGACTGATGCAAAAGACAGGACTTGCCACCTCACCTACTTTTGccgctctctctttttcttcagccattttgagACGGTAATCTCCAAAAACATGGTGCATCACCTGCCGTTTCTTCACAAGGGGAGCTTTACGTGAGCGCAATACTCTAAGAATGCGCTGTGTTTCGTCTGCTGCTCTCAGGAACCAGATATGAAGAATGTAGAACAGACACTCATGAAACCCTGGCATTACTGTGTTGCAATGCATTCTGTCTGCAACACGCTTTATAGTCTTCCTTTCACTTTCATA
This window encodes:
- the C14H8orf33 gene encoding UPF0488 protein C8orf33 homolog isoform X2, whose product is MEEAPKPTFQDELEWCIAQLETGLLRLNPTPKQADETQRILRVLRSRKAPLVKKRQVMHHVFGDYRLKMAEEKERAAKVAVRPEKVEIQQGNVLPSGSVVYRKQSGCPSAASTSLLASSDNSFQFNFVLPERTPEETDRITAEEQGLDDSREQSTGNGPSGMLDFSTGAQKPDFAFNFIIPDVPSLSAVAIDSGAEAAPEIDIPSKTAERSTFSKPDRTDVMDCAGRQGEACPRQEAPKLETAQVAPTEVTEEKLVVAAGGPSKRRKKKKLPPSKIANTDKGNGDNKPCGQGTSDQAEMLQPDDQLKREIDWCVEQLELGLKTQKSTPKQMEEAVRAIKTLRSKKAVLAKKRQVMRIMFGDYRAKMAEERQKQLKLLQAASKAAHIAEVTEEAQKKRSQVFRKSAEAARRGQNLQESFLQPPAPSVCLRAADPCSFTRRPPQEEFCFNFF
- the C14H8orf33 gene encoding UPF0488 protein C8orf33 homolog isoform X3, producing MEEAPKPTFQDELEWCIAQLETGLLRLNPTPKQAVRPEKVEIQQGNVLPSGSVVYRKQSGCPSAASTSLLASSDNSFQFNFVLPERTPEETDRITAEEQGLDDSREQSTGNGPSGMLDFSTGAQKPDFAFNFIIPDVPSLSAVAIDSGAEAAPEIDIPSKTAERSTFSKPDRTDVMDCAGRQGEACPRQEAPKLETAQVAPTEVTEEKLVVAAGGPSKRRKKKKLPPSKIANTDKGNGDNKPCGQGTSDQAEMLQAYDQLKREIDWCVEQLELGLKTQKSTPKQMEEAVRAIKTLRSKKAVLAKKRQVMRIMFGDYRAKMAEERQKQLKLLQAASKAAHIAEVTEEAQKKRSQVFRKSAEAARRGQNLQESFLQPPAPSVCLRAADPCSFTRRPPQEEFCFNFF
- the C14H8orf33 gene encoding UPF0488 protein C8orf33 homolog isoform X1, which translates into the protein MEEAPKPTFQDELEWCIAQLETGLLRLNPTPKQADETQRILRVLRSRKAPLVKKRQVMHHVFGDYRLKMAEEKERAAKVAVRPEKVEIQQGNVLPSGSVVYRKQSGCPSAASTSLLASSDNSFQFNFVLPERTPEETDRITAEEQGLDDSREQSTGNGPSGMLDFSTGAQKPDFAFNFIIPDVPSLSAVAIDSGAEAAPEIDIPSKTAERSTFSKPDRTDVMDCAGRQGEACPRQEAPKLETAQVAPTEVTEEKLVVAAGGPSKRRKKKKLPPSKIANTDKGNGDNKPCGQGTSDQAEMLQAYDQLKREIDWCVEQLELGLKTQKSTPKQMEEAVRAIKTLRSKKAVLAKKRQVMRIMFGDYRAKMAEERQKQLKLLQAASKAAHIAEVTEEAQKKRSQVFRKSAEAARRGQNLQESFLQPPAPSVCLRAADPCSFTRRPPQEEFCFNFF